TTTTTCGGGGTTTGATCTTAAAACCGATCCTCCCAGAAAGGGATGAACTACCAGCATATAATCCCATTATCACTTCTTTATTAATTTTAAGGGCAATATCTCCCCCATTATCCACTATGGCATGTTGGGCATCGTGATTCAGTAGAAAATTCAGGGTGAGTTGGGATATTGTCCCCGCCACAGCAGCCATAGGTCCTACGCCAGCTTTACTTGCCGCATCTCCCATCATCTTCACTATTAAAGGAGTTTCAACAATTTTTAAGGGTTCCAGGCTTGTTTGGAATCCTGGATTCATTCGAATGTAACTTTTCAGTTCTTCCCTACACTTAGTGATAAAACTAAGTAGATATGGGGGTTCAACATCGGCTGTAAGTAATATGTTGGTTTCCTGGATCAGGATCCTTTTCTTTATCATTACCTAACCATTAGTTCCCGAATACAGATAAACTATTTAGATTGTGAAGTTTATACTACCCTAAAAAGTATTTATGATAGTTGTAAAGATGAAAAAAGTTTTCATGGAATGGTGGTATAAATACAATGTTTAACCGAAAGAATAATTCAAATCCAGGGGAGAGGGTAGTATTCCAGACCCGACCCAGATTTTTGGCCAACCTGAAATCAACCATTCTTAAATTAATAATCATATTACTGATATTTTACTTTTTCAGGAGTATAATGGCAGTAGCAATAAATCTACAAGAATATTTAGTGCAGATGGTGCAACTCCCCCTGATTCAAGCTACTTTCTACATTCTTGTGCTGATTATGATTCTGTTAATGTTATCCATAATCCTGGATGTGGTTTTGTGGAAGAAGAAGAAGTATCAGCTCACCAACCAAAGAGTGATCATTAAAAAAGGATTGATCAGGCGGAAAAAATCATACATACATTACAATAAGATCCAGGATATTGATGTCT
This DNA window, taken from Methanobacterium subterraneum, encodes the following:
- a CDS encoding UPF0280 family protein, which codes for MIKKRILIQETNILLTADVEPPYLLSFITKCREELKSYIRMNPGFQTSLEPLKIVETPLIVKMMGDAASKAGVGPMAAVAGTISQLTLNFLLNHDAQHAIVDNGGDIALKINKEVIMGLYAGSSSLSGRIGFKIKPRKKAMGICTSSGTVGHSISFGQADSVTVFASSASVADALATSIANGATGQGEVELVENCLAKAEEFREHLRGVLVVVGESAGTVGKIPDLVETDKKVVLGDLFDVY
- a CDS encoding PH domain-containing protein translates to MFNRKNNSNPGERVVFQTRPRFLANLKSTILKLIIILLIFYFFRSIMAVAINLQEYLVQMVQLPLIQATFYILVLIMILLMLSIILDVVLWKKKKYQLTNQRVIIKKGLIRRKKSYIHYNKIQDIDVYQGIMDRIFSAGDIEIYGGHEHTNILLEDVPNPREVEDIIDRLMGGEEVDFKPLRSKTSQKSIIEEYDQKFKR